ACGTCGCCGTGTAATCAATGTCGTAAACCGTTCCACCGCTGTTGCCCCACACCTTGATGAACGCGACCGTCGGTGTGACTTTTCTGGCCAGAACCGGGCCTTCCAGCCTGGCTGGCGGCGCGACGGGCGGAGGCGTGAACCCGTTCTGCTGCATCAGGTTAGAAAGTTCGTTGACCGGCACAGCGAAGCCGACCGAACTGGCAGCACTACTGGCAATTTTACTGCTGGCAACGCCAATCACCTGACCGGAATCATTGACGATCGGACCGCCACTATTGCCGGGATTAATCGGAGCATCAGTTTGAATATTTTTGCCGTGCTTCGGATGCATCACGATCCCCGCGACCGCTCCTGTGGCCACTTTAATGCCGGTGCCCAGCACGTCCGACATAGGAAACCCGAACGCTCGTACGGTTTCCGCCAGTTGCACTTTGTCCGAATCCGCGAATGTCGAAACCGGTAGTCCGCCGGCTTCGATCTGGATCAGTGCCAGATCCAGCTTACGGTTTTCGACCAGCACTTTGGCGGAGTATTTCTGTTCGCCCAGTGTGACTTCGATTCGCTTCGCACCATTCACCACATGAGCACACGTGGCGATGATTCCGTTGGCCGCCACAACAAAGCCGCTGCCACTGGCTTCCTGTTCGTCTGTGTGTTCCTTCCCGTCCGACACGACCTTGTACGTGCACGTGCCACTGATGTTTTGTTTTGTGCCGCCGTGATCAGCCGCAATCGTCAGTTGATAAACATGTTCCTGACCGGAAGCCCAACGATAAGAAAGCCGATCAGCAGGCGCGACGGCTGCTGGCGCGGGCACGGCGTCGTTCTTCGGCGGTGCAGGTACATCCTGTGCAACGACAGTCGGTGCCTGAGGACGCGGAACAGTATCCTCAGGCGTCACGGCGTTCCCGCGTTCTGTGTCAGGCGCTGCATTTTCAGCCACGTTATTCACAGCAGGCGGCGTGGCCGGTGGTGCCGCTGGTGGTGCCGCTGGTGGTGGCGCCGTCTGAGAAGTCGTCGAAGCGTTGGCGGCTGGCTGAGCAGCAGGTTCGGTTTGAGCGACAGCGGGTTTCGCTGGGGCGTCGTCCTTTAACAGATAGAAGATCGCACTTGGGAAGGCGATGAGTGCAGTCACAATCGCCGCGCCGATCGCCCCTAAAACAATAAAGCTTTCCTTTTTCGCTCGCACGACATCTTCGTCGATATACTCGTCCACCAGTTCGTGGTCGTCGATTGGCCTCGTCGCGCGAGCTGGCTTCGTGCGCGGCGCCGGTGGTGGTGGTTTCTGAGTGCGCCGTGGCTGCGCGGGGCGAGTTTGCGTCGGCCGGGCCGAGCGGTCAGAAGTGGACGGCAGTGACTCGGCGAGGCTGATTTGCTCGTCGCAGCGAGGACAGGCGATTGACGGCTTACGAGTGTTGCTGCGGATTCGCAGTTTCGCAAGACAGCCGGGACATTGGATGACGGTGTGACTCATTCGCAGATTCCCCAGTCTGTAGATGCCACCTGCCGGTTGACACAGTCTCAACTCGAAAGTGATTGGGAGACCTGTCACGCAGCTTACGCATTTGCCCTTCACATCGAATGGGCTAATCCCCCTTGGCGAACGGACCGTTGACATTGTGCGAAGTTTTGCAAGTGCGTGCAACAAATTGCGTCGCGGATTCGATGCCCGTCCGCCCTTCCACAATCTGCGAATAGCAGCGTTCCGACGCTTAAGCCGCGGGAATACGGAGAAGAATCCGCTCCTTCAGCGACAGCAATGTTGCCGGTGGTTTTCGGCGGTCGCACAAACCGTGAGCTGCAGCAAGCCGAAGGGCAACACGTCGTCATCAACTGAACGATGCTGGCACACAAATAGCTTTTCGCTGTCGCCGCACCACCTGTTCCCCGGGACGACCGTTTGCTGACGGCGGAGCGGCGTAATCGGATTGACAGAATCCTCCAGAGGTCGCAATTTCGACACGTGAGTCACAGATCAAAAATGTTTCCGGCGACCAGGCAAGATGCGCGGCGGCAAAAAAAGACCTCCCCAAAAACATCAGGGAGGTCTTCACTTCGAATTCTGGTCGGCCTTGCGGTCATTCCACAGTCAGAGTCCCTGACTGTTCGCCACCACCTTCGTCTGCAGTGGACAGCGCGCTACGGTCGGGAAGTGGTGAAGGATTTTCAGGGCGTTCCACTTCGCCCGCCCCGCCGCACCCGAGGCAACCCACCACCATGAGACTCATCAACAGTAATTTCACACCAGTGACCTTTCGAAAGAGAAGCAGGAATGCAGATACAAAGGGGAAATTAGTATTCGCCGATGACCTCGCCATCCCCCATCGCAGCCAGGTTCCTGTATGTCGTACCGTCAATGTTAGTCGAAATATTTCTGACTGCACCATCGCCCATCGCAAACTGCACGGTTCCTGTGTGGTAGCTGTTAAACTGCCACGGGTTGCCAACCTTTTTCAGGCCCCACGCCGTCACCATGGCTGGCGCGTTGATCCAGTGGAAGTCGACATCTGTTCCGGCAGTGTCAGTTCCAATCGGCGGTGTTTCGTCACCCGTCAATTCACCAAACAGAAGCGTGTTGCTGGTGCCGTCGGTGATGTCACGGAATTTGTACTTCGTACGCTGGCCGAAAACGCCCTTCAGCCGAGCCCAGCTCGCATGCTGTGTAATAGGCCCAAAGTGACCGGCCACTCCGGTGTAGTTGGTCTTGCCCAATCCGTAGTCTGTGCTCCAGTAGGAATAAGTAATCGAACCGCCACTAGCAGTTTGCCAGTAGTGGACGGCGGCCAACGTCCGAGAACTTCGGCCTCCTGCATCAGAAGGACAACTGAAGGCTGGAATCTTCGCCTGAGCAGCCGCCCATGTTGGACCGTCTCCGAAGAACGAACCTTCCACGATATAGTCATCGGCGGTCGTGGACGTGTCGGGGCGGAAGTCGACGCCTTTCCACACTTCCATTTCGTTGTACAGGTTGGCTTGTTCAATCTGCGGCAGCAACTGAGGCAAAGTTCCGTAAAACTGGTGATCGTAGAAGGTCAGATTCTTGGGACCGGAACCGCCGAATGCCACGTCGATTGGTGGCGCGATACCGCCAGCCGGGAAGCGGTTGTACACGTCATGAAAGTTGTGAGCTGCCAACGCAAGCTGCTTCAAATTGTTCTTACACTGCGTCCGGCGGGCCGCTTCGCGAGCCTGTTGCACGGCAGGCAACAACAGCGAAATGAGGATCGCAATAATCGCAATCACAACCAAAAGCTCGATTAGGGTGAACCCGCCACGTGGGGCAGGAGCGGAACGACCGCTCTGCAGTCTCGATCTGTACATCAACCATTTCTCCTTCTGAAAAACTCAGACGCGAATAAAAAAACAAACGTCGGGTCAGATCGTAAGCGGCCAATTTGAGATGCGTAACCCCTTAGACATGCTTAATCTTACATTTTCTTAATATTACTTTTTAAATAACCGCCACAAACGGGTGTAGGAAATGCGCGGGAATCGGAGGACCGAGCCGGTGAGGCTCGCAGCCGTGACACCAACCGAAAAGGAAGAATGCTCGCTCGATATCGGCGCATACGCTCGACGGCGAAGTCGCGCAAAACGTTATGAGGAAACGTTTTAGAATGATCTACAGGATCAGCGGCCACTTTCGAAGCCATGGGGGTGCCCGCACCCGGCTCGACCAATTTGGGTGTGGCAAAAATCAAATAGACATGACGACATGCGGCGGAACGCTGGGTTGCCAGCCGCATTGCGGAGCGCTTCACTGCAATCGGCGAGGTCAGCTCGACATCTCGCCTGCAATCGCGCGGCGCGCAATCATGTGGCCGGAAAACGCGTTGCGACAAGGAAAACGCCCGCGTCTACAATTAAACAACTCAGGCGCGCTGGAGCACCGCCTGGAAGGCTCCGTCAGCCGGTTGACCGGGTAGCTGCAGCTGCTGGCTTTGGACGGTCAGTTCCGGGACAAGACTGGCGACGTTCGCGACCAACTCCGTCGTTTCTTCCGGTTCGATGCTGCACGTGGAATAGACAATTCGACCACCGGGGCGCACGTGGTCCATCGCCGTCAGCAGCAACCTGGTTTGAAGCTGCACCAGTTCCGCCAGTTCGTCTTCTCGGAATCGCCACCGCGCTTCCGGTCGACGCGACAACACGCCCGTGTTGGAACACGGCACGTCTACCAGCACTGCGTCGTACGGGCCGCTGGGAATGTCTTCCCCGTCGCGGCTGATGAGAACCGTTTCGATGCTGCCAAACTGCAGGCGGTTCACGCTTTCCTGAACCCGTCGCAACCGGTGTTCTGATACATCGCACGCGGTGATTTCGGCCGTGTCGCGGCTGAGTTCCGCCAGATGAGTCGACTTGCCTCCCGGAGCTGCGCACAGGTCCAGAATTTTTTCACCAGGTTGAGGAGCCAATAGTTCTGCAGCCAGCATGGCGGATTCATCCTGCACAGACCACCAACCTTCCGCGTAGCCGGGCAGTTCGGTAATGCGAGCGGCATGGGGCAAACGAAGCGACCACGGATTGTGGCCGGGCAACACTTCAACGCCGTGTTCCGTCAATGCAGTCTGCACATGATTGACAGTCGCCGCCACTCGATTGATTCGCAAACACGTTTCGGGAATCTGCAGACTGGCGAAACACGTCGTCAGCAAATCAGACCGTGACAACCGCCCACTCCACCGCCGCGCTAAAGAACGTGGCAACGAGAACACTCGACCAACATATTCCGGAAGGTCGACGGCAGGGTCGGGAAAGATGGCCTGTTCGAGTCGACGATATGTGCCGCCGCTAGTCGGCAACGTGTTTGACGCGGGTTCATCAGTTGTGGCTTCGCCAACAAGTCGAGCCACGTTGCGAAGCACTCCGTTGGCAAATCCGCACCAGCGGCTGCAGCCGATCTGCTTGGCCAGTTCGACTGTGGTATCGACGGCCGCATGTTCCGGGGTTCGCGAGAACACGACCTGAAACACGCCAAGCTGCAGCAGCCGCCACAGGTCCGGTTCGACGTTGGAACGCGGGCGTGAAATCTGTGATTCCAGCAACGTGTCGATCGTGCGACGACGGCGGACGACTCCGGATGCCACGTCCACAGCGAGACCTCGGTCCTGCCCGGAAAGTGCGTGCAACGAATCTGAGTCCGTCAGGATTTCAGACAAAAAACGACCAGTATCGTCGTACCGCTGCAGTGCGAACCAGGCCAGCATTCGTCCGCTGTGAAGGTGGTCTTCCAGCGGCAGCGTTTCCGATGTGTCTGCCGGTTTTGAAGGCCGCCGCGGTTGCCGTCGTTTTTTCCATGCGTTGTTCATGAGACACTCCGCTGGCTGGCAGCCGCCTGGTCTGAGCTATCGCCGGACAGAGTTCCATCGCACAACTGTTGAAGGTCGTCGAAATAGTTTGGATACGTTTTGCTGGTGCAGCCGGGGTCGAGAATGCAAATACCTTTCGCTCTTAATCCGAGCAACGAAAAACTCATTGCCATGCGGTGATCATCGTAAGTATGAATTTCGGCAGGCTGCGGAACACCGGGGAAGATCTTCAAGCCATCGTCAAATTCTTCCGCCTGAATTCCGGCTCGCCGCAGTTCGGTCACGACCGCTGCGATGCGATCCGTTTCTTTGTGTCGCATGTGTCCAACGTTGCGAATCGTTGTTGGCGAATCTGCGAAGCACGCCACCGTGGCCAGTGTTTGAGCCGTATCGCTGATGGCATTCATGTCGATGTCGACGCCGCATAGCGGTTTGCCGGTGACCGTGACGCTGCTGGCATTCCATGTCACTTCGCAGCCCATGCGTTCTAAAGCGGTGGCAAATTCCACGTCGCCCTGTAACGCGTTTTTCGAAAGCCCGTCAACCGTGACGCGTCCACCAGTAACGGCTGCAGCTCCCAGAAAATAGCTCGCGGCCGAAGCATCAGGTTCGATGTCGTACTGTTGAGCCACATATTTCTGCGGCGGTATTTGAAACGACGAGAGGTCATCCGGATGCGAGACGGTGACTCCGAACGCCTTCATCATTTGAATGGTCATGGTGACGTAAGGTTTAGAAACCAATTCGCCTTCCACGTTCAGCGTGACGGGGGCGTCGGCGGCCGGTGCCATCATCAGCAAACTGCTAAGGAACTGGCTGGACAGATTTCCTGCGATGTCGACGGCGCCGCCAAGTCGGTTGTCAGATGCGGAATCGACAATCACCGGCGGGCATTGAGTCGATTGGTCGCGGCACTGTACGTTTGCTCCCAAAGCGTTTAGCGCTGAAACCAAGTCACCGATCGGCCGTTCGCGCATGCGTTCGACGCCGTCCAATTCGTACGGACCGCGTCCCAACGCGCACAGCGACGTGAGAAACCGAATGCTGGTGCCGCTGTTTTCCAACCACAACTCAGCCTTTTCGGCGGGAATCGTTCCGCCACAGCCTTCAACCCTGCACGTGCCGGCCGCGGAATCGTGCTGTACAGCGATGCCGAGGCGATGGAGACTTTCCAGCATGACTTCCGTATCTTTGCTGAACAAAACACCAGTCAATGATGACGTTCCGTTCGCCATTGCCGCGATAATCAACGCGCGATTGGTGATGCTTTTTGAGCCTGGCGGCCGGATCGTCCCGGACACGGGACCGTTCGTCGGCGTAATAAGTCGTGATTCAATCATGCAGGTTCGAAGTGTGTTTAAAGATGAGTGCCATTGCGAAAAGCTGGCTTCGTGAGTCGCCGAACGCGCGTGCAACATAGCCGCGATTCCAGTCCGACTCCACCAGCGATGGCCAACGTTCCCAAGGTCCGCAGAATTGGCACGGTTCGCGCGGCCTCGCAGTAATTCGAACATTCAGCGACCGCTGCGCATCATGAAAATTGCGGCCGGATGGGAATCGTTAAAAAGTACACAGAACATCCATTTTGCTCATTGTGTTCAATTTGCACATTCCCGTATCGTCGTTAAGCTAGGCAGGATATGAAATCGGGGCCTCGACTGTACACAGGCCAGGTAATAAGTAGTCCGCGTTTTGGAAGACGAAGGGGGAATTGAAATGACACGGCTTAAGTTGTCTGTGGCAATGACTGCGATCGCGTTGATGGGCATGAGCTCAAACGTAGAAGCAGGCGGTTTATTCGGTGGCGGCTCATACGGTTCAGCTGGAGGATCACTGGGTTCCTACGGCGGCGGATCGTACGGCAGTGTTGGTGGTTCTTACGGCAGCACAGGCGATTCACACGGTTCGCATGGTTCTTCCGGCGTTTCACGTCGAGAAGCCCGTCGTGCAGCCAAACAAGCGGCATCGCACGGTTCTGATGGTGGATCTTACGGTTCTACCGGAGCTTCATACGGTTCAACGGGAGCTTCTTACGGATCGGGATCTTATGGTTCTGCTGGCTCTGGATCGTACGGTTCTGCTGGTTCAGCGTCCTATGGTTCAACAGGCTCAGCCGGATCCACAGGTTCACGAGTCAAGAAGGTTCGCGTTAAGCGAGTGAAAGTTCGTCGACCTTCGTCGTCACACGGTTCCAGTGGCGGAGCGTCTTCCGGGTCTTACGGATCATCTTCGTACGGCGGCAGCAGCAGCTATGGTAGCGGATCATCTGGCGGCAGCAGCTCTTACGGTGGTGGATCATACGGCGGCGGTTCCTATGGAGCCGGTTCATATGGCGTGTCTGGCAGCTATGGCGGACACTTCCAGGCAGCCACGACGCCTCAGGTTCCTTACCGAGTGGCCGCGGCTCAGCAGCCACGCGTTGCCGTGACAGCAGCACGACCGGTTCAGCAGTTCGCTTATGTTGTTGTGCAGCTGCCTGAAGATGCAACTTTGTATCTCGGCGGTAACCGAACAAACGTCACTGGCGGAGTTCGAAAGTTCAAAATTCCCGTGACACACGCCGGTCAGAGCGTTGCGTACACCGTTCGTGCAGAATTGACTCGCAACGGTCAGGTCTATGTCGCAAAAAGCACAGAACAGCTGGTGGCTGGCAAGACTGTCAGCGTGAAGGTCAACGACGTCGCCGCAGCGGATGTCTCTGTCGCAACTCGTTAATTTGATCGGTTTCAGCTTTGAACGGGCGATTTAGCCAGCAGTTCACAGCTTAAACGCAGCCCAACGAGCCTTCCTGAAATTTCATTTTCGGGAAGGTTTTTTTTTTTGGGGCTCTCCTTAGAACCTCTAACAAAGCCTGTGTGGCCGCGTTGTGACGACAGTGGTCGAGATGCAAGGAAAAGTGACGAGGCGACAAATGTCGTCGAGGAGCGCTGACGCCGCAGATCGGCTGCTGTCGTGGCAACCCTCCGGGCCGTTTGTGGTTCCGCCTCAGGCGGCGTCGTTCGTCGTCGACGACATTTGTCGCCTCCTCCTCACTTCTTGCCTGAAACGAAGCCACAAACGTCGCGGCTCACACAGGTTTTGCTAGGGGTTCTTTAGACCAGACCGCCCGATTTGCCACCGTCGTGCCGAATTTCATGAGGAATAGCCAGCTGCTGCCACGGAAATTGAACCAACAGCGATTCCTGGTTGCGTTCGGCGATTAAGCGATGAAGAATGTCGGCTATGATTGCAGGTTTGAAAAAGGCGGGGTTCGTCGCCCTCAATCTTTGGCTGGTCTTCCACGTGTTCGCGGTGTTCATCGCGCCCGCCGGGATGCCGCCCGCCTCGCCGTTATTGGTGAATGCGTCGCGGATTGCTTTGCCGTACAACCAGGCGTTGTTTCTGAACCACGGGTACCACTATTTCGCGCCGGATCCGGGATCCAGCACGCTGGTGTCGTACCAGATCCCGCAAGCGGGAGATGTGCCGATCAAAGGGCGTTTTCCCGAACCGACGATCTTCCCAAGGTTGCTGTACCATCGCTACTTCATGCTGGCAGAAAATATCCGAGCGTTCCCACCGGAAACTCAGGCTGAGGTCTTTCGTAGCTACGCTCAGCACTTTGCTCAGCAGCACGATGCGTCGCAAATTTCGCTGTCATTCGTGAATCACGCGCCGTCATCGATTGCTCGCATCCAGGCGGGCGGACTCTTGTCTGACCCCGAAATGTACTTTGAAGAACCCATCGGGGACTTCGACTTTTCCGTTTCCGCGGACGACGAAAATTCTGTCTCGCTGCAAGATGCTTCCTTCTAGGACCGTTCAAGGAATTTCACAGTGTTTCGCTCTAACCTTGTTGCGATGCGACTGTTGCCAGTCGTTGCTGTTCTGTTTGTGGGCTGTTCTTCCGGCAAAGACAATCCGGAAGTCACGCTTGAGAAAGCCAACATTCAGTTCACTCGCGGCAACTACGACGACGCGATTCCCATCTACACCAAGGCGGCCGAAAAGCTGCCGGACCGGCCGGAACTGTATTTCAGCCGCGGCCTGTGCTACGAACGTCTGCAGCTTGATCAGAAGGCGTTTGAGGACTATGCCAGGTGCCTTGAGATTGATCCTCAGCACATTGATGCTCGCAATAACAGCGGCGTCGTGTTGGCGAATATGGACCGTTACACAGAAGCGGCCGAGCAGTTTACGATTCTGATCGAACAAATGCCGGACAACGTGCTGGCTTTGCGTAACCGCGGCCTTTGCTATCACGACTTGAAGAAGTTCGACAAAGCGCTGGCAGACTACGACCGCGGCATTGAGATCGCTCCTGACGACGCCGAAACCTGGTTCCAACGCGGCAACGTTCTGCTGGAACAATTAAAGCTGGCGGAAGCGGAAGCGGACTTTACCAAAGCCATCGAACTGCACCCCGAACATTCCAAGGCGTGGATGAATCGCGGCGTCACGCGTTATCAGCTGGGCCACATGGAAGTCGCGATGGAAGACCTTCTGCACGCCCGCGAATTGGATGAAAACATCGTGATTCCGGGCATTAACTGGGTGCAGACTGCTCCAGCGGCGGCTGAAGTCGTGGTCGCTAAGCCGTTGCTGTCGCCTGAAGCGATGTCAGACCGCTGGGACGGCTGCGTCAACTTCGTGTTGCAGCATCTGGCGGAACAAGGTTACTCAGACATCAAAATCACGGACGACCTTCCCGAACACAAATGCGGATTGCTGACCGCGGCTAAGGACGGAAAGTCCTATGAAGTTGTGCTCGCATTCTCGTTCACAGCCGATGCGGATTCGGTGGAGATCCCGGGCCTGGCCACCGTGCCTCAGCCCGATTCGCTGCCCCGCGTTTTGGTGGTTGTTGCGGATTCGAAGACAGACGATTCGGAAACGACCGGCTTTCAAGTGGTCACATTCACAGAAGACTGGAAACCCGCCGCCGACAAGACGGTGCCCGTGCTAAGTCGTTTGAAGTTGACGCCTGAAAAGTAGGTGCGGCGGCTTCAATCGCCTGTGTACTCGCTTAACTGGTTAAGGTATTCATCCGGAATCGGGATCGACGTCAGGCCTTGTTCGGTGACCGTGCAGGAGACGGTCTTCATGGTGCCTTTTGCCACGGGGCGGCCGTCGATTGAGAAGTGGACGTCGTAGGTCAGGGACTTAACGCCGATCCGCTGCAGCATGAGCTTCACTGTGAGCACGTCCCCGTATCTGGCTGGCGATTCGAAGCGGCAGCCGGCAGAAACTCGCGGCCAGCCAATAGTGGCCCCGCCCTCTTGCGGGTTGACGATCGTCAGGCCCAGAGATCGGAAGAATTCGTGCTCTGCCTGCTCCATCCACTTATAAAAGTTGGAAAAGTGGACGATTCCGGCCATGTCGGTTTCGCAGAATTCAACGCGCCGTGTCGTTTCGAAGAATGATGCCATCGTAGTGGGGTGTCTCTGGTTGCCTACAAATTGTGATGGCGGCTGATTTTCCTCAACCGCTGCAGCATGATAGAGTCCGTCGCTTTAAGAACCCATCCGAAAACCTGGGAGAGCCACGACGTTTGTGGTTTCGCCTCAGGCAGGCAGTGAGGATGAGGCGACAAATGTCGTCGACTCGTCATTCTTCCTTGTATCTCGACCACTGGCGTCACAACGTGGTCGCCCCGGGTTTTCGGATAGGTTCGGATTGCCACTACGCACCGCTACGGTCACACGGATGTTGCTCGCACGAGTCAGTTTTATTCATCAATTCGAACACGAAGAATTCGAACTCGCCGACGCCGCCGTTCGTTATTTGGGGGCTCTGCTACGCAACGGGCAGATCTGCGGCGAATACGTCACCGGTTGGTCGGAAGGGATTTTTCAGGCCTACGTCCGGCTGTCTCATCGCACCGCAATCGAAGAACGATATCTGTCAGAAGATGGCCGATCCTGCCTGACGATGGTGCAACATCAATTCGGCTGCGATCCGGTTTGGGAAATTCTGGACGACAACAAGTCGGTTCGCGTTCCCACACTGAAGTCTGCGTCGTCGTTGTACCTTTTTACTCATGGCCTGGACGCCGACAGCCCCGTCAACCACGGCGATCGTGGTTCCGGAATTCCACTGCATCTGTTGCCGATCGACGATCAACTGCGATCTGAACTGTTTGGCTGGGCGGAAACGTATTCCGATCTGGATCGTGTCTGGTTTCGTACGGCCGCTTTGGAATTGCCCACGTATCAGCAACTGGCCGACCTGAACAGTGAACTGTCGACGCATGGCCGTGACCTGTGTCGGCAGCTGGAAGTAGCAACCGGCAAACCGACGTTCTATTATCTGATCCGCCATTGGGGCGATCTGGCGGTCGAAAACAACAGACTTTGTCCTGGCTGCGGAAAGACGTGGCTGCAGCCGGACAGCCCGATGCCGTCGAATATCCCGTTTCACAAATTTCACTTTCGCTGCCACGATTGCCGCCTGGTGTCTCATCGAGCCGTCTGTTTCGAAGCGGACGGCCATCCGGAAATCGGTGCGTGGCAACCACCAGAAAACACATAGTGGCCCGGCTTTCTGAGTCGAGCACAACACAACACAGTCTGGCACAACACGACACAACACGACACAACACGACACAACACAACACAACACAGCACGACACGACACGACACAGCACAGCACAGTCTGGCACTCCTCGTTTGGGACTGGGTTCAGTCCGACTCGGAGAGTCGGGCCACAATAGTCTGACTCCGAGAGCTGCGGGGGCCAGGGCGCGCACCTGGCCTCTGACGTATTCAAGAAACACCTCACTCACATGCCCGACCTTCGATTTGCCATTTTGGGCACTGCCAAAATCGCTCGCACCGTTGCGCCGAAGATTCAGTCGGCGGATGGTGCAAGTCTGGTCGGCGTCGCCAGCCGCAGTGCTGAGAAAGCGGCCGCGTTCGCGGATGAATTCCAAATTCCCAAAGTCTTCGACAGCTACCAGGCAGCTCTTGACGATCCCGATGTTGACGCGGTCTATATCCCCCTGCCTCCATCCCTGCACCTGGAATGGACCGAAAAAGCGGCGGCCGCTGGCAAGCATGTGCTGTGCGAAAAGCCGCTGGCCCGTAACGTGGCCGAAGTGGATCAGATGATCGCAGCGTGCCGGCGGCACAACGTCGTGCTACTGGATGGCGTGATGTGGTACCACACTCCGCGAGCCACCGCGGTGCGAGAGGTCGTTGCCAGCGGGCAGTTTGGTGAGCTGCGTCAATTGACGTCGGTGTTCACGTTTCGCTGGGACACGATGCCCATGGACAACCTGCGACTGCACCGCGACATGGGCGGCGGCGCGTTGCTGGATCTCGGCTGGTACTGTGTCGGAGTGACTCTGCTACTGTTTGACGAACTGCCGCAAAAGGTGTTCGCGAAGGCCAATTGGTGCAACGATGTCGACACACGGAT
This DNA window, taken from Fuerstiella marisgermanici, encodes the following:
- the aroA gene encoding 3-phosphoshikimate 1-carboxyvinyltransferase, producing MIESRLITPTNGPVSGTIRPPGSKSITNRALIIAAMANGTSSLTGVLFSKDTEVMLESLHRLGIAVQHDSAAGTCRVEGCGGTIPAEKAELWLENSGTSIRFLTSLCALGRGPYELDGVERMRERPIGDLVSALNALGANVQCRDQSTQCPPVIVDSASDNRLGGAVDIAGNLSSQFLSSLLMMAPAADAPVTLNVEGELVSKPYVTMTIQMMKAFGVTVSHPDDLSSFQIPPQKYVAQQYDIEPDASAASYFLGAAAVTGGRVTVDGLSKNALQGDVEFATALERMGCEVTWNASSVTVTGKPLCGVDIDMNAISDTAQTLATVACFADSPTTIRNVGHMRHKETDRIAAVVTELRRAGIQAEEFDDGLKIFPGVPQPAEIHTYDDHRMAMSFSLLGLRAKGICILDPGCTSKTYPNYFDDLQQLCDGTLSGDSSDQAAASQRSVS
- a CDS encoding trypsin-like peptidase domain-containing protein, with product MSHTVIQCPGCLAKLRIRSNTRKPSIACPRCDEQISLAESLPSTSDRSARPTQTRPAQPRRTQKPPPPAPRTKPARATRPIDDHELVDEYIDEDVVRAKKESFIVLGAIGAAIVTALIAFPSAIFYLLKDDAPAKPAVAQTEPAAQPAANASTTSQTAPPPAAPPAAPPATPPAVNNVAENAAPDTERGNAVTPEDTVPRPQAPTVVAQDVPAPPKNDAVPAPAAVAPADRLSYRWASGQEHVYQLTIAADHGGTKQNISGTCTYKVVSDGKEHTDEQEASGSGFVVAANGIIATCAHVVNGAKRIEVTLGEQKYSAKVLVENRKLDLALIQIEAGGLPVSTFADSDKVQLAETVRAFGFPMSDVLGTGIKVATGAVAGIVMHPKHGKNIQTDAPINPGNSGGPIVNDSGQVIGVASSKIASSAASSVGFAVPVNELSNLMQQNGFTPPPVAPPARLEGPVLARKVTPTVAFIKVWGNSGGTVYDIDYTATFTESQSFDPRRMRFGGFPMMPSSNHDRGRMKVNASGEVVEFNGDGSLPFVLGPIGQFFIEPLDPDGDKSWASEIITSVRIVKRQANDPISRMRSRIPFGGRRGGFNPFGNEPQEETIKVIPATEKTAWKRGAELNDRVSIHKDYEFLTTKDPNRPYLTVRGSGEVVFDTKLGVPASLDYKATIIQNDDDGTTDKLPITVSYHLRDPADIKREREAALAKAEAQKKQRAEEAAVPNPELIDQILADVRSAKGGLGAKSHLARLGRIAIVPDKRDEVLNVVENHRLNSSDFVKAAAAEALCHWADDGAIDDFWAVVNNDNHLFDAARKTAISRLIALDAEGLYPKLIAHMNNIRLRRDIKQKLIEAGEPAEEPILDAFDSISDGFAKRELLGVLQKIGTAKCVPLLEKVATGKDFSVRHNAQKALDAVRSRL
- a CDS encoding transcription antitermination factor NusB, which translates into the protein MNNAWKKRRQPRRPSKPADTSETLPLEDHLHSGRMLAWFALQRYDDTGRFLSEILTDSDSLHALSGQDRGLAVDVASGVVRRRRTIDTLLESQISRPRSNVEPDLWRLLQLGVFQVVFSRTPEHAAVDTTVELAKQIGCSRWCGFANGVLRNVARLVGEATTDEPASNTLPTSGGTYRRLEQAIFPDPAVDLPEYVGRVFSLPRSLARRWSGRLSRSDLLTTCFASLQIPETCLRINRVAATVNHVQTALTEHGVEVLPGHNPWSLRLPHAARITELPGYAEGWWSVQDESAMLAAELLAPQPGEKILDLCAAPGGKSTHLAELSRDTAEITACDVSEHRLRRVQESVNRLQFGSIETVLISRDGEDIPSGPYDAVLVDVPCSNTGVLSRRPEARWRFREDELAELVQLQTRLLLTAMDHVRPGGRIVYSTCSIEPEETTELVANVASLVPELTVQSQQLQLPGQPADGAFQAVLQRA
- a CDS encoding tetratricopeptide repeat protein, with translation MFRSNLVAMRLLPVVAVLFVGCSSGKDNPEVTLEKANIQFTRGNYDDAIPIYTKAAEKLPDRPELYFSRGLCYERLQLDQKAFEDYARCLEIDPQHIDARNNSGVVLANMDRYTEAAEQFTILIEQMPDNVLALRNRGLCYHDLKKFDKALADYDRGIEIAPDDAETWFQRGNVLLEQLKLAEAEADFTKAIELHPEHSKAWMNRGVTRYQLGHMEVAMEDLLHARELDENIVIPGINWVQTAPAAAEVVVAKPLLSPEAMSDRWDGCVNFVLQHLAEQGYSDIKITDDLPEHKCGLLTAAKDGKSYEVVLAFSFTADADSVEIPGLATVPQPDSLPRVLVVVADSKTDDSETTGFQVVTFTEDWKPAADKTVPVLSRLKLTPEK
- a CDS encoding DUF1559 domain-containing protein — its product is MYRSRLQSGRSAPAPRGGFTLIELLVVIAIIAILISLLLPAVQQAREAARRTQCKNNLKQLALAAHNFHDVYNRFPAGGIAPPIDVAFGGSGPKNLTFYDHQFYGTLPQLLPQIEQANLYNEMEVWKGVDFRPDTSTTADDYIVEGSFFGDGPTWAAAQAKIPAFSCPSDAGGRSSRTLAAVHYWQTASGGSITYSYWSTDYGLGKTNYTGVAGHFGPITQHASWARLKGVFGQRTKYKFRDITDGTSNTLLFGELTGDETPPIGTDTAGTDVDFHWINAPAMVTAWGLKKVGNPWQFNSYHTGTVQFAMGDGAVRNISTNIDGTTYRNLAAMGDGEVIGEY
- a CDS encoding TIGR03000 domain-containing protein produces the protein MTRLKLSVAMTAIALMGMSSNVEAGGLFGGGSYGSAGGSLGSYGGGSYGSVGGSYGSTGDSHGSHGSSGVSRREARRAAKQAASHGSDGGSYGSTGASYGSTGASYGSGSYGSAGSGSYGSAGSASYGSTGSAGSTGSRVKKVRVKRVKVRRPSSSHGSSGGASSGSYGSSSYGGSSSYGSGSSGGSSSYGGGSYGGGSYGAGSYGVSGSYGGHFQAATTPQVPYRVAAAQQPRVAVTAARPVQQFAYVVVQLPEDATLYLGGNRTNVTGGVRKFKIPVTHAGQSVAYTVRAELTRNGQVYVAKSTEQLVAGKTVSVKVNDVAAADVSVATR